The sequence ATTATATCGATATTCCATTGTTGATACAATAATCACAATTCTTGTTCGAGATTTCTTTCATAAAGATGATCCATACAACTCAATCAAATTTGTTATTGATAGAAGTCTGTCTCCAAATGCACGTAAATTATTCAATGAATATTGCGAAGAAAAAGTATCATTTCGTGCATGGGAGAAAAACTCTGAGATTGATCATCATATCACCATAAGCCATGAAGATTCTAAATCAATACCAATGTTACAAGTAGCAGATTTTATCGCAGGGTCAACCCAAAAAAAATTTGAAATGGAGGATTCTATATTTTATGATTTAATTCAAGACAAAATCAATTATCATGAAAAATGGGATTATCATGATAAAATAACTTGGTGACTCTCAGCCTACTTGTCCCAGTCTGTCCAAACAGACATCATTCTTTCGGCTAAGATCCTACTAATTTCTTAGTAGACTTTACCCACCTGTATGTATGTATGTATGTATGATTATTTATTCTTCTCTACTTGCATTTTGAACAAGCGTAAACCATTTGTTTTTACCCTTAATTTCAATCCCACAAGCCTCAGCGGGAGTCTTACCATTCAATCCCATATGTGGACGTAAATAATTATGATAAATCTGATATCCATCAAACATTACTGAATCCTTTTTCTTAACCCCTCTCATGACCTTTTCACGATCTCGAAACTCTCCGTTTAGCCTCTCCATCTTGTTGTTGTTTCTATCACCTTTTAGTGAGATATGACGAATATGGATAGGACTTCCTTTCTTTACTGCACCATATTCTTTTTGAAAGGCATCATGATAAGCTGGCAAACCTGTGGGACATGATTCTCTCTGTTTTCAGTCGGGACATGAGAAAAAATGAATTATAATGACCTGAATACATGACTCAAGAACAGTTTGAATCACAATTAAAAAATTTTGATATTGAGATTAATAGTTGGGAAAAAGCCCTAGAATTTTAACTCATGTACTGAAACCGAACACGAATAACATGTCCCATGAATCGAATAGTATAATTTCAAAATCGCCTCACACGTAAATGAAAATTAGTCTTTATACAATACCTACATGCAAAAACACTATGGGCAAAGGCTATTCTACTGAATCAA comes from Nitrosopumilus sp. and encodes:
- a CDS encoding DUF3800 domain-containing protein; translated protein: MPHVSVYVDESGDLGFNEKSSKFFTIGYVFTKNRYPSVENEIIRHTLKRINKKTKKQKNKITEFKFSNNTDKVKCKFLQKIRELDIIIGVICISKDSVKEGLKQDLSRLYRYSIVDTIITILVRDFFHKDDPYNSIKFVIDRSLSPNARKLFNEYCEEKVSFRAWEKNSEIDHHITISHEDSKSIPMLQVADFIAGSTQKKFEMEDSIFYDLIQDKINYHEKWDYHDKITW